The DNA window TCGCCGCGGGATCGGCCCCCAATTCGGCGGCGCGGCGATCCGCGCGCACCCGGTCCGAGGCGACCACATACAGCTTGACCTGCGCGTCGGGGCAGATGACCGTGCCGATATCGCGGCCATCCAGCACCGCGCCGGGCTCACGCGCGGCAAAGCGGCGCTGGAAATCGACCAGCGCCTCGCGCACCTGCGGAATCGCGGCCACGCGGCTGGCGGCCTGACCCGCCTCGGCGCTGCGAAGCTGGGGCCGGGTCAGATCCTCGGCGGTCAGGTTGCGGGCGGCGGCGACGGGATCGCCGCCCTTCACGCCGGTCGCGCGGTAAAGCAGCCCGGTATCCAGATGGTGAAACCCGAAATGGCGGGCCAGGGCGCGGGCGATGGTTCCCTTGCCGGACGCGGCCGGGCCGTCGATGGCGATGATGAAGGACATGAGGACGTGGTGATCTTGCCGTTGCGCGGTTCTGGCCACTTCTTGCACGGCGGCGCGGCGAAGGTCCAGCGGTGCGGTGCGTCCGTCGCGGGAACCGCCGGTCGGATCGCGGAACGAAAAACGCCGGCCATCGCGGCCGGCGTCGTATCGCAGTTCCTGTCGCGGGGCCGGGCGGCGTGAACCGCCCCGCCCGCAGGAAGATCAGGCGCCGCCCAGGGTCTTGGCGACCTCTGCGGCGAAATCCTCTTCGCGTTTGTCGATGCCTTCGCCGACGGCGACGCGGGCAAAGCCCACGATCTTCGCGCCGGCATCGCTGGCGGCCTGTTCGACCGTGACATCGGGATTGATGACGAATTTCTGTCCGTTCAGGGTGACTTCCTCAAAGAACTTGTTCATCCGGCCCTCGATCATCTTCTCGATGACCGCCTCGGGCTTGCCGGATTCGCGGGCCTGTTCGGTCAGAACCTGCTTCTCGCGCTCGACCAGGGCCGGGTCCAGATCGTCCTGACCCAGAGAGGCGGGCGAGGTCGCGGCGACATGCATGGCGATCTGGCGGCCGATATCCTCGTTGCCGCCGTCAAGCCCGACCAGCACGCCGATCTTGCCCATCCCGTCGGCGGCGGCGTTGTGGACATAGGACACGACCAGCGGCGCCTCGACCTTTTCCATCCGTCGCAGGGTCATGTTCTCGCCGATCCGGGCGATGGCGTCGGTCAGAACCTCGGACACGGGTTTGCCGTCGATCTGCGCGTTTTTCAGCGCCTCGACATCGTCCACGTCCAGCGCGGCCGTGGCGATGCGGCGGACCATGTCCTGAAATTCCTCGTTCTTGGCCACGAAGTCGGTTTCCGAGTTCACCTCGACCGCGACGCCCTTGCCGTCGCGCACGGCGACGCCGACCAGACCTTCGGCGGCGACGCGGCCGGATTTCTTCGCGGCCTTGGCCAGACCCTTGGTGCGCAACCAGTCCTGCGCGGCCTGCATGTCGCCGTCATTCTCGGTCAGTGCCTTCTTGGCATCCATCATTCCTGCGCCGGTCGTCTCGCGCAGCTCTTTCACCATTGCGGCGGTGATAGCCATGATCCGTCTCCTTTGTTCGACGCGTCAGGCGGGGCATGTCCCCGCCCGGCGGCAATTGCGTAAACCCGTGGCAATATCCGATCCGCGAAAACGGATCAGGCGTCGGCCGTCGCCTGCGGTTCGGCCTTGGCGTCGGCTTCGCCCGCGTCCAGCAGCTCTTCCGAGGTTTCGGCCAGCGCGCCCAGATCGACGCCCGCGGCACCCATCTGCGCACTCATGCCGTCCAGCGCGGCGCGGCTGATCAGATCGCAATACAGCGCGATGGCGCGGGCGGCGTCGTCATTGCC is part of the Paracoccus stylophorae genome and encodes:
- a CDS encoding (d)CMP kinase; this encodes MSFIIAIDGPAASGKGTIARALARHFGFHHLDTGLLYRATGVKGGDPVAAARNLTAEDLTRPQLRSAEAGQAASRVAAIPQVREALVDFQRRFAAREPGAVLDGRDIGTVICPDAQVKLYVVASDRVRADRRAAELGADPAAMLDQLRERDRRDSERASAPLRPADDAVVIDTSDLQIDEAVAAAIAAVDRVRPAR
- the tsf gene encoding translation elongation factor Ts codes for the protein MAITAAMVKELRETTGAGMMDAKKALTENDGDMQAAQDWLRTKGLAKAAKKSGRVAAEGLVGVAVRDGKGVAVEVNSETDFVAKNEEFQDMVRRIATAALDVDDVEALKNAQIDGKPVSEVLTDAIARIGENMTLRRMEKVEAPLVVSYVHNAAADGMGKIGVLVGLDGGNEDIGRQIAMHVAATSPASLGQDDLDPALVEREKQVLTEQARESGKPEAVIEKMIEGRMNKFFEEVTLNGQKFVINPDVTVEQAASDAGAKIVGFARVAVGEGIDKREEDFAAEVAKTLGGA